The proteins below come from a single Seriola aureovittata isolate HTS-2021-v1 ecotype China chromosome 23, ASM2101889v1, whole genome shotgun sequence genomic window:
- the tkfc gene encoding triokinase/FMN cyclase: MEPQKKLINSVDSCVDEALCGLVRASGGLSLLKGHRVVLRSDLDNLKGKVALLSGGGSGHEPAHGGYVGAGMLSAAVAGGVFASPPPASILAAIMSLHNAGASGVLLIVKNYTGDRLNFGLAAEQARNHGVAVDMVIVAEDCAFDRPSKAGRRGLCGTVFIHKLAGALAEEGSSLDQIVAKVTAVLKGIGTLGVSLSPCSVPGCLPSFDLPPGEMELGLGIHGEPGIKRSKVASADEVVKTMIDHMTNPDSQSYLPLKSGDSVVVCVNNLGALSCLELAVVTRAAIICLENRGLVVARVMSGSFMTSLEMAGVSLTLMLANEETLRLFDAKTRAPAWPNLSSVCVSGRSYITDPPALGTRPQDDTHSEGPLSPVMRRALERVCSSLLEKQEELNSLDRAAGDGDCGNTHAQAARAIQEWLQGHVVPGCPAKLLSVLAGLVQEKMGGSSGALYSLFLTAAAAHVTEGQSNAAAWASAMHAGTQAMRRYGGADPGDRTMLDALCPAVDELMKLTTAPPGGQMLILQAAVQKAESGAEATRDLKAKAGRASYIAAERLTLPDPGAVAIAAILRAVLESLEGQK, from the exons CCCCAGAAGAAGTTAATAAACTCAGTGGACAGCTGTGTGGATGAGGCTCTCTGCGGCCTCGTCAGGGCCAGTGGGGGCTTGTCTCTGCTGAAGGGCCACAGAGTCGTGCTCCGGTCCGACCTGGACAACCTGAAGGGCAAAGTGGCCCTGCTGTCGGGAGGAGGGTCAGGGCATGAGCCGGCACACGGGG GTTATGTTGGTGCGGGGATGCTGTCAGCAGCAGTAGCAGGTGGAGTATTTGCGTCTCCACCCCCTGCCAGCATCCTGGCTGCCATTATGTCCTTGCATAATGCAG gAGCCTCTGGGGTCCTTCTCATCGTGAAGAACTACACCGGCGACCGCCTCAACTTTGGGTTGGCTGCAGAGCAGGCCCGTAACCATGGCGTCGCTGTTGACATGGTGATTGTTGCTGAGGACTGCGCCTTCGACCGACCCAGTAAGGCTGGGAGGAGAGGCCTTTGTGGCACCGTCTTCATACACAAG TTGGCAGGTGCGTTGGCAGAAGAAGGCTCTTCATTGGACCAGATTGTTGCCAAGGTGACAGCAGTTTTGAAGGGGATTG GTACACTGGGGGTGAGTCTGTCTCCGTGCAGCGTCCCAGGCTGCCTGCCTTCATTTGACCTGCCGCCAGGAGAAATGGAGCTGGGACTGG GTATCCATGGTGAACCTGGaatcaaaaggtcaaag GTGGCATCCGCAGACGAGGTGGTGAAAACCATGATCGATCACATGACCAACCCTGACAGCCAATCCTATCTGCCGCTGAAATCAG GAGacagtgtggttgtgtgtgtaaacaacCTCGGAGCTCTGTCTTGTCTGGAGCTggctgttgttactagagctgccATCATCTGTCTgg AGAATCGCGGCTTGGTGGTTGCCAGGGTGATGTCTGGCTCTTTCATGACATCACTGGAGATGGCGGGAGTGTCGCTGACCCTGATGCTAGCCaatgaggaaacactgagactgTTTG ATGCTAAGACCAGGGCCCCCGCCTGGCCAAAcctcagcagtgtgtgtgtgagcggccGCAGCTACATCACAGATCCTCCAGCCCTGGGCACACGACCGCAGGACGACACACACTCCGAAG GTCCATTGAGTCCTGTGATGCGCAGAGCATTAGAGCGGGTTTGTTCCTCACTGctggaaaaacaggaagaactcAACTCCCTGGACCGCGCTGCCGGGGACGGAGACTGTGGGAACACTCATGCACAGGCTGCGAGAG CCATTCAGGAGTGGCTGCAGGGTCACGTGGTCCCTGGTTGTCCTGCGAAACTCTTATCGGTCTTGGCTGGATTGGTGCAGGAGAAGATGGGCGGGTCTTCAGGGGCG TTGTACAGCCTGTTCCTGACTGCGGCGGCTGCTCATGTGACCGAGGGACAGAGCAACGCTGCAGCCTGGGCCAgtgcaatgcatgctgggacgCAGGCCATGAGGAG GTACGGTGGTGCTGATCCTGGAGACAGAACAATG TTGGATGCTCTGTGTCCTGCTGTGGATGAGCTGATGAAGCTGACTACAGCTCCACCTGGTGGACAGATGCTCATACTACAGGCTGCTGTGCAG AAAGCTGAATCGGGGGCGGAGGCAACCCGTGACCTCAAGGCGAAGGCGGGACGGGCCAGCTACATCGCAGCCGAGAGGCTCACCTTGCCCGACCCCGGTGCTGTGGCGATAGCCGCCATCTTGAGAGCCGTGCTGGAGTCACTGGAGGGGCAGAAATAA